The genomic interval TAAAGCTTGGCAATGATGCTCGGATAGATGTGATGGGAAAAAGGAAGTGTTCGATTAAATATTAAAGGAGTCGTATGTCATTTCACATGTGTATTATGTTCCTGGACTCAAGAACAATCTCTTAAGTGTAGGAAAACTTCAAGAGAAAGGTTTGACTATATTGATTAAGGAAGAGAAGTGTAAAGTCTATCATCCTGAAAGAGGACAGATTATGGAGGTTAAGATGAAGGAGAATTAGATGTTTGTGCTGACAGCCACCATGATATCAACAAAGTCATGTTTTCAAGCGGAGCTAGAGCATAATTCTGAGCTTTGGCACAATCAACTTGATCACTTAAACTACAATGGCTTGAAAACGCTTTCATCCAAGAAATTGGTAAATGGGTTGCCATCTATCACTACTACAATAGGTCTTTGTACGTTCTGTTTGGATGGGAAGCAACATCGAAAGTCTATACCGAGGAAAAGCCTATAGAGAGCATCCAACAAACTTCAACTTGTTCATGTAGACCTATGTGGACCTATCAAACCAATTTCAAGCAGGAACAAGAGGTATATTCTAAGTttcattgatgatttttctCGCAAGACTTGGGTCTACTTCTTGCATGAAAAATCAAAAACTTTCTCACTATTTAAAAGCTTCAAAGCCTTGATTGAAAAGGAAGTTGGGATAAACATCTCCTGTCTAAGAACAGATAAAGGTGGTTTCACTTCAAACGAATTTGGAGAATTTTGTCAGGGTCAAGGTATAAGCAGGCAATTGACAACAACTTACACACCTCAGCAAAATGGAGTTACtgagagaaaaaaatagaacaatCATGAATCTGGTGCGTTCTATGTTGATTGGAAGACAAGTTCCTAAGGTATTCTGGCCCGAGATGGTGTGTACATATTCTCACTCAATGTCCTACAACAGTTGTGCGGAATAAAACTCCTGAGGAAGCATGGTGTGGACTGAAACCAACAGTAGATTACTTTCGAGTGTTTGGATGTATAGCACATGTTCACATACCAAATCAACATCAAGTCAAATTGGACGATAAAAAAAGGCAATGTGTTCTTCTAGGAGTAAGTGATGAATCCAAAATATATCGGTTGTTTGATCCAGTCAACAAGAAAGTACTGATAAGCAAGGATGTGAtatttgaagaacaaaagggaTGGAATTTGGAACAAAATGAGGAATACCAACTAGGCATTCTTGATTTGGAGGAGATGAAGAATATATGAGTGACATTTAAAAACAGAGTGAGGAGAATGTTGTGGATCATAATGATGATCAAGAAGAAATATACACCAATGTTCCTCCTAACAATTACGAGACTCCAGTTGAAGGGAGGGTTAGAAGAAATAGGAGAGAGCCGATTTGGATGATTGATTACAAAAAAGGAGAAGGCTTGATAGATGATGTTGACCTAAATGTAATGGTGGTCACTGGAGATGATCCAATTTCATTTGAAAAAGCTATCGAAAGTCAGAAATGGAAAGATGCAATGATGAAAGAGATGGAATCCATAGAGAAAAGTCAGACTTGGGAGCTGACAAATTTGCCAATAGGAATGAAGCCAATTGGGGTAAAATGGATctttaaaaccaaatttaaagAGAATGGAGAGATAGACAAGTTCAAATCAAGGCTAGTGACAAAAGGGTGTGCTCAACAATATGGACTAGATTACACAGAAGTATTTGCTTCGATTGTTAGGCTTGATATTATTCGTATAATACTTGCAATAGCAACACAATATGGTTggattgtttttcacttagatGTGAAGAATGCCTTTCTTCACGGTGAACTTAAAGAGGACATTTATGTGCAGCAACCCACTGGTTTTgtaaaaaaggaagaagaagataaaGTGTACAAATTAAAGAAGGcgttatatggccttaaacaagcaCTGAGAACTTGGTACAACAAGATAGAGGCTTACTTTGTTTGTAATGGCTTTGACAAATGTCTTTATGAACATACATTGTTTACAAAATCAAATGAGGGAGGTAAAATTTTAATTGTGAGTCTTTATGTGAATGATTTAATATATACTAGAAATGATTGGAGTATGTGTGATGAGTTTAGAAGATCTATGATGTCTGAATTTGATATGACTGATTTAGGAAGAATGAGATATTTTCTTGAAGTTGAAATTATGCAGAGTTCAAATGGAATTTTTGTATGTCAAAGGAAATATACTCATGAAGTGTTGTCACAGTTTTTTATGGAGAATTGTAATGCAGTTAAAAATCCAATTGTTCCAGGCACAAGACTGTAAAACGATGATGTTGGAACCAAAGTTGATGCAACTGCGTTCAAGCAAGTAGTTGGTAGCCTTATGTATTTGACTACAACCCGTCCAGATTTAATGTATGGAGTTAGTTTAATCAGCAGATTTATGTCCAGTCCTACTGAATCTCACTGGTTTGCAGCTAAAAGAATATTGAGATACTTgaaaggaacaattgaattagGCATCCACTATAAGAAAATGGAAAACACAAATGTTGTGCCATACACTGATATAGCGACTTTGCTGGAGATATAGACGATCAGAAAAATACTTCTGGATTTGTATTTTTACTTAGTTTTGGAGCAATTTCATGGTCCTCAAAGAAACAACCAGTAGTATCATTGTCCACCATCAAAGCTGAGTATATAGCTTTTGTCTCATGTGAATGTAGGTGTATTTGGATTCAAAGAATGTTGGGAAAACTGGGTTTTATTAAAGAGCATAAGAACACACAAATTCTATGTGACAACAATTCCACTATACAATTATCTAAGAATCCAGTGTTTCATGGGAGGAGCAAACACATTAACATTAAATTCATTTCTTAAGAGACTTAGTGAAAGATGGAGTTGTCAAGTTAAATTATTGTAGTTCACATAATCAAGTTGCTTATATCATGACCAAGCCCCCCAAATTTGAGCAATTCTTAAAGTTTCACAATATGTTTGAATAATTGAAGCatcaaaattaaactaaatgCAATTACATCTAGTTAGTGGCAGTTAGAATCTcaattgttattttaaatttatttaattaagtagAGTTGTTTTTCTGTTTCAAATAAATGGTCAATTACTTAACTGATTTTTAGGGATACACTTTAGTGCATGTTGTTTGGAAAGCACTCATTATTCAATACATGAAATTAGTGGGTACAAgtgatattttcttatttttgttttgagttTGTACGACTATATAGCCTAACTTACATTCTGAATTCAATAACAcagaattttataaaatagaaagaaCTTACGTTTGTGTTCAACCATCACCAAACATTATTCTTCGATGTCTGATTTTGCTGTCTGTGCATCTGCTTTTTTGTATGGCCTTCCATTCCTTAATGTGTGCCCCGTGATGAACAAAAGCCTACACAAGAAATGAGATAACAAGATGCTTCATTTCATCATGAAAGCTCCTTTACTTATTAATCATTTTGACGTTTAGTTTCTTTAATGTgcttttaaatacttttttatgttGGGATTACTACCTTTAAAAAGTTGTGCATTCTATTCTCAATGAATTGAGTATTTTCTCTTACTCTAAATAGCATCCAGCGATGTTGAGCCCTGATTTATGGTTCCTTCCCCCTGATTTATGATTTTATGTCGAACCTTGTTTTAGATGTTGGGCACTTGCTTGAGATCCTTTTGAATATTAGTTGTTTAATCATTGATATCACTTGGAAAGTTGTATCGAGGTTTTGTTTGGTAGAGGTATTTTGGCCTCTCTGCTGGCTAcgctaattttttaaaacatcaGTAACATAAAAATCAGTATAGATGTGAAGCTATAAACCACGGGGGATAGACAAAGGTGCGCAAGGAATTTGTGTTACAGGGTTTTATAATTGAAATCGAGACTTTTTTTAACAGTTAATAGAAGATGAAAGGCACATAGATAAAGTGAATTTTCCAACGCCTTTTGCACATTGAGGCATGGCATGTGTGGgagtaaaatattatatgtaattagaATCAGGCTTGATTGTGAAACTGCCCATGGAATTTTGGAAGTTCTCTATGCATTCTCTTTATTTAACTAAAGATGGAAAAACAATTAAAGTCAACTTATATCAGATTTATTACTTCTGAAGCCGCAGTGATTGGCAGTTCCAAATAACTCACACAAGACAAAATCATTTTCTTTGATAATATACACCTTTAAATCCATATTACACGgatcaagaaagaaaaacttTGCAATAGGCCTGTTGAATGTATGCAACAAGTTGCACCATCATGCACTAGAACAACGATGGGTACTTTCAGTTCGtaagaaacctctattgttgtTTGTGTCTCAAAGCATCTTCAAGCTGGGCATTTTTCCTTGCACACTCCAAGATAGTTTTATCAGCAGTGATGAAGTATGCAGCGATGGATGCTGTTAACCAACCACCGTCAGATGTTAAACAAGATGAGTTTAAACACTTTGCAAGTATAGTCAAAGGTAAAAGAAATAACGCATTTCATTTACAAGTGGATCAACAGCCAAAAGATTAGCTTAGTTCTTGTtccattttaattttgaaactgAGGCAAGCCTTTAATATTAAGTGCATACACCGTGATTGTATGGACTTGTCAATACAATGGCATCAAAAGCAATTGCTTCTTGCTTTAAAGCCCATTTCCTATTGGAGAAAACTTACAAACACTTCCTTAGACTTTTTTTAGTATTGTTCTTCTATTAGAATTAATGTTTCACTATAGCAATCCGcataataaaagtttaaatttaaGATGAACATAGATGGTTGAGGTAAAACATCAATTCTAATAAGAGAACACTAAAAACACCAACTAAGATTTCCTTAGTTCATACCAATCCTTCCAAATAACCATGCAGATCTTAACAAAAAGATTtccttttatataaaaaatctaataGCATCATCTAGAATTAATCATTTGGCTTTTGTAAGTTGGGATCATACCAGCCGATATTATAAGTGCCTGAGCAGTATAATTGAGGTTTGCCTTTGCCCATGGGATCACACGAACAGCAGTCAACTGCAAATTTGAAAATTCCAACATTAAAAGAATAAAGCTTAGTAAATCAGCATACAATTTGTGAACAGAAGTGGCATACAATGATATAATAGTGAAATCCAAAGGATTGTCTTAcaacattatttattttcatcatAACTATGCAAGGGCTTAAAGTTTGCCTGATTTCTTGTTCATCTTTGAATAATTTTTCAGAATTCAGTAACTCAGAAAAAGGTTTCAAAAGCAGACACAAACACCAAACCGGTGGAATATAGGACGAAGATGTTATGAGGAAAAAGTTGTACCTAAAAGGCAACACGAACAATGCTTAACTGAATTCTtctttggaattaaaaaaatgaaaaaatgtaGAACTGTATCTGGAAAAAGTTACGTACAGTAGGCACAGCACTGGCAACACAAGCAATGGAAGCTGCCTTGAATCCAGCACGCACACCTTCTGCATATTAAGGAAAGGCCAAAATGAACATAATTCATATTTCTCCTGAACTCTCACAAAATATGTAGCATACACACACCCTGCTTTGTTGATGAAAATCATGGACACAGGAGTGAACACAAGTCATTCATGTATGATCAACAAAACATAAGTACTTTTCAGCAAAACAATAATTTAACATTATTCTCCCAATTAGCAGAAATATGAAAGCAAGTAACACTTCTCTCACCACTCAGAAGTACTTTTTTCAAGAAGCAACATTTTTTCCCCTTCTCAAATAATACATTGGAAGGCACAATCTTGCATTGAAATTCGTAAAAATACTAGTGCAACTTTAAACCAAACATGCATTGAATATTAATTTCCCCAAGTTTTCCTTCAACTACTAATAATCTAACAGGATCTTATTCCCCTGCATGCGATGTTAGTAGGTTTCTCTTAACAGCTATAGTTTAAGGCAACAGAAATTAATCTCTTTTACTTCAACTTTTTGTGTCCCAAATCTTTAGTTCATGACAGCGAAGATCCACACAAAAAAATTAACCAGTTGAAAGGACTCTTACATCTTGACCCTCCGTAACCATCAATAAATCGATCTAACCTTAAAAAGAcataaaaaatctattttttaaatcatgCTGTCCTAACGTGGGAAAGAGATAAACCAAAATCCAAAATCAACATAACGCATGTTCCATTTAATGATGTTTGCAAATTAAGTGGAAAAAAGTTGTAAAATGAATGATAAAAAAAGAGAATACCACTAGTGCATTGCTTGGTCCTCAAAATCTTCCTCTCCTCTGCGGGAGAAGCCACAAAGACACCTTTTTTGTTGGGTAACAAGATGTCCCGCAGTTCGGATGGAATACCCATTGCTTTGTTGTGGTTGCGTCTCGTCaacaaacttattttattttcttcttttgcagCAGTTCTCTGAATCGAACCCTGTGactaactattattattatcatagaACTATATATATGTACTCAGAAGGTTGGTACAAACCAAGAGTTGTCTATGAGAGAATTTCTTCTGCACCCCATAATTTTCACTGCACCCATGATGGTTGAAAAGACCATTTTACccttaattaaaaacataaataacccTATTTTCTTAACCCATTCATCTTCTCCAATTCTTGAGTAACCTCCAAGCTCTCCGTGCACCTTTCTAACTTTTTTAAGCTTCTTTGTTGTGTTGTAGAGCATTTATTCACCTCTTCATGTAAGATTGAATCCATAATGGAAAGTGACGGTCTTCTCCAATAATAAAGGTTCTTTTTTAAGTTAATGCTTTTGTGTTCTCTCATTCTTGATTGAGTGattcaaaaaaaatttggattacACAATTtggtattaatttatttatttttacacattttggattgtacaatccataatgcatttaaaaaaaaatcattatgaaTTGTACAATCTGAAAGGTTTTTCCATatcaaaaaatacattttgaattgtacaattcataatatatttgaaaaaaaaaacacattccGAATTGTATAATCTGGAAGGCATTTCCAGATCTAAAAATACCTTCTAAATTGGATCATCTAACATGTATGTGTTTAAGTTTATTACATTTTGGTTTTCATTGATATAAGAATGATGTTGTAGACAGGGTTATAACTAGGACGAGAGGTGGTGTATTGTGGAGTGATGGTAAGCAAAGACCTATGGCATTAGTCCATAAAGGAGATCATGCGCAAGCATGTGATCATAATGGTGGTAATATGATGGATGAATATAAAGATCGACATGATCAGCAAGAAGGATTCCTTGGAGGACCTTCATATGTTTCTTTGCTACTAAGTTTCGCAGATCATGTCGCTTTGAGACTGTGGGAGGGTGaggtaagaatgaaaatatgtttatttaacATGTATTATTGATCTTGATGTTGTTGTATAGTTACTAACACAAATCTATTTGTTAGGAACATGGAGAAATAAAGTTGGTCTTCcatggtaaaaaaaaataagtaaattttgGGTGTCTCGTCCTCAAATTGAGGAAATTGTGTATAATTCGGGATTGTTGTTGTGCAACTTAAGTTATGAGGTGGTTAATAAGGGGCTGGTTTTAGTCTTTGTGGAGAGGTGACATCATGACCTTCCACCTTTCGGTGGGTGGGGTGACGATAACGCTGGATGATGTGTCATCTCTGCTACATTTGCTCATTGTGGGATAATTTTCTAAGTACATCCCCTTGGAATTTTCTATAACTTCAATTGTTTTGGTAGAGTTGCAAGCGGTTGACCAGGGTGATGTAACCTCAAAGATAAGGCAATGTCGGGGTCCACACGTTAGACTTAGTTGATTCCAAGAGGTCTATGAGGAATGTTTGCATCCGACAAGCTTGGGAGTGTGCTACAATGGCATATTTGTTGCATATGTTGGGATGCACAATATTTGTCGATAAAAGTGCCACCTCCAGCTCTTTATCCTACTTGCAATTGTTTAGAAATTAATGGATTTGTGGTGGATACTCGTGAGGAGCTACTGCACTTACCATACATATGACCAATTAGGGGATGCATGTTTTGCCTAGACAAAACAATTGGGAGGTCATTCGACTCTTATATAAGTAAATCATATACAATCTTCATTAAAGTTagttttttttcatatgcataCATGAATATTGATTTGTTGAAATTGTAATAGGCATGAATACATGAACA from Phaseolus vulgaris cultivar G19833 chromosome 1, P. vulgaris v2.0, whole genome shotgun sequence carries:
- the LOC137813543 gene encoding early nodulin-93-like, whose product is MGIPSELRDILLPNKKGVFVASPAEERKILRTKQCTSEGVRAGFKAASIACVASAVPTLTAVRVIPWAKANLNYTAQALIISAASIAAYFITADKTILECARKNAQLEDALRHKQQ